From the Paenibacillus sp. R14(2021) genome, the window CGCGGTGCATGCCTCCACGCTGGCAGGGGGAGAGCAGACGATTACGCGGGGCTTAGTGGCATCGCTGGAATCGATCAAGCATCTCGGTACGAACGGCGGAGGATGGTTCGGCACAAATGCAGCGCATCCGTTCGAGAATCCGACACCGCTCACGAATCTTGTCCATACGGTGAGCATGATGCTGCTGCCAACGGCTCTTGTGTACGCATTTGGCTTGATGATCCGCAACAAGAAGCAGGGCTGGGCGCTGTTCGCTGCGATGGGATTCATTTTCCTGGTCATGCTGACGACCGTCTTCTTCTCGGAATACAAAGGCGTGGCGGCTATTGATGCCATGGGCGTTCACGGCAATATGGAAGGCAAGGAAGTCAGGCTCGGCGTATCGGAATCCGCCTTGTTCACGGCGGTTACGACGGCGGCGACAACAGGCAGCGTGAACAACATGCATGAATCGCTAACGCCGATGGGCGGTTTCACCGCGCTGGCTCAAATGATGCTCAACAACGTATTCGGCGGCAAGGGCGTAGGGCTTCTTAATGGGTTATTGTATCTCATCTTATCCATATTTATTTGCGGCTTGATGGTGGGACGGACGCCGGAATTCCTCGGTAAGAAGATCGAAGGCAGGGAAGTAAAGCTCGCTTCCATCGCACTGCTCATACATCCGTTTATGATTCTGGCACCGACCGCGATCGCGTTTCTCAGTCCTTCCGCGCAGTCGTCCATCGCCAATCCCGGCATGCACGGTCTGACGGAGGTGCTGTACGCCTTCGCATCAGGCGCTGCCAATAACGGCTCGGCCTTCGGCGGCTTGACCGCGAATACGGACTTCTACAATATCGGTATCGGCGTTGCGATGCTGTTCGGCCGGTACATTTCGATTATCGCGATGCTCGCCATTGCCGGATCACTCGCCGTTAAGCGGGTCGTACCGGTCACGACGGGAACGCTGAGAACCAACACGCCTTTGTTCACGGGCATACTCATCATGATTATTCTCGTCATCGGGGCGCTCACGTTCTTCCCGTCGCTTGCACTGGGACCGATTGCCGAACATTTGGCTATGCCGCGCTAAGCGGTGAAACGCAGGCTGCCGTTATGCGATAACGGCCGGCAGCCGCGCAGCTTCACCGCCTGGGAGAATGGCGTTAATTCGAGGGAGGATCTATATGGCTGCTGCACGCAGAAAAACATTAACGACAGAAATTGTCCTGCAAGCTTCGGCGGACGCGTTCAAGAAGCTGAACCCCGCTGTTATGATTAAAAACCCGGTGATGTTCATCGTTGAGGTCGGAACGTTCATCACCTTGCTGCTATCGATTAAACCGGACTTGTTCGTCGCTTCGAGCGCGGGCCGGGGGTACAATATCGCGGTATTCTTTATCCTGCTGTTCACCGTGCTGTTCGCCAATTTCGCCGAAGCGTTGGCGGAAGGGCGCGGCAAGGCGCAAGCCGACACGCTGCGCAAGACCAAATCGGATACGATGGCGAAGCTGCTTCAGAAGGACGGCAAGCTGAAGCAGGTCTCATCCACGGAGCTGAGAAAAGGCGATATCGTCCGCGTCGACGCGGGAGAGATCATTCCGACAGACGGCGAGATCATCGAAGGTCTCGCATCCATTGACGAGTCGGCGATCACGGGGGAATCCGCTCCGGTTATCAAGGAAGCCGGCGGCGATTTCTCGTCCGTAACCGGCGGTACGAGAGTAGCCTCTGACTATATCGTCGTCAAAGTCATGACGGATCCGGGTGAGTCGTTCCTGGATCGTATGATCTCGCTTGTCGAAGGCGCCAAGCGGCAGAAAACGCCGAACGAAATCGCACTGACGACGCTGCTTGCCGTATTGACGATGATCTTCATGCTCGTTATTTTGACGATGGTTCCGATGGCCGGCTACTTGAATATCAAGCTCGACATCGCAACGCTGATCGCCCTGCTCGTTTGTTTGATTCCAACCACGATCGGCGGACTATTGTCTGCGATCGGCATCGCGGGCATGGACCGCGTCACGCAGTATAATGTGCTTGCCATGTCGGGTAAAGCGGTGGAAGCGGCCGGAGACATCAATACACTTATTCTCGATAAGACGGGAACGGTCACCTACGGCAACCGGATGGCCTCCGAGTTCCTGCCCGTCCTTGGCATAGCGCCTCAGGAGATGACGGCAGCTGCGCTGCTCGCTTCGGTGAAGGACGAGACGCCTGAAGGCAGATCGATCGTTGAGCTGGCCGTTAAGCGCGGGGAGTCGCAAGTGGAAAGAGACTATGCGGATGCTGAAATTATTGATTTCACCGCGGAGACGCGCATGTCGGGGCTGAACCTCGCAAGCGGCGCACAAATTCGCAAAGGCGCCGTGGATGCCATGAAGCGGCATGTGACGGCCAAAGGCGGCAGCGTGCCGCATGATCTGGACGACATCGCGAACAAAATCGCCAAAGCCGGCGGAACGCCGCTCGCGCTTGCCATCGACAACCGGATCTACGGCGTTATTTACTTGAAGGATACCGTTAAGCCGGGACTGAAAGAGCGGTTTGCAGAATTGCGGGCCATGGGTATCAAGACCATCATGTGTACGGGTGACAATCCGCTCACGGCTGCAACCATCGCGCTTGAAGCGGGCGTCGACGACTTTATCGCGGAAGCGAAGCCGGAGGACAAGATCGCGGCAATTCGCAAAGAACAGCAGGAAGGCAAGCTCGTCGCGATGACGGGCGACGGTACGAACGATGCGCCTGCACTGGCGCAGGCCGATGTCGGCCTCGCGATGAATTCCGGTACGATGGCGGCGAAGGAAGCTGCCAATATGATCGATTTGGATTCCGATCCGACGAAGCTGCTGTCCGTCGTATCCATTGGTAAACAGCTGCTCATTACGCGCGGCGCGCTGACGACGTTCTCGATCTCGAACGACATCGCCAAATATTTCGCCATCATCCCGGCGATGTTCGTCCTTGCGATGCCGCAGCTGCAGTCGCTGAACATTATGCACCTGTATTCGCCGAAGTCGGCGATTCTATCGGCACTGATCTTCAATGCGGTTATCATTCCGCTGCTGATTCCTGTTGCGATGAAGGGCGTGAAATACCGCGCGATGAGCGCGGACCGTCTCCTGTCGCGCAATGTGCTGCTCTACGGCATCGGCGGGGTTATCGTGCCGTTCATCGGCATTAAACTCATCGACCTTGTGCTCTATGGGCTTCACCTTGCCTAAAACCGAATTCAGAGGAGCATGACCTATGAAAATGTTAATGACCGCTATACGCGTTTCCCTCTTCTTTATGCTGCTGTGCGGCTTGATCTATCCGCTCGTCACGACCGGGGCGGCGCAGCTCTTATTTCCGATGCAGGCGAACGGCAGTCTGATGGAGGAGGGCGGCGTAGTGAAAGGCTCGGAGCTGCTGGCGCAAAGCGTAGAAACGCCGAAGCTCTTCCATCCGAGGGATTCCGGCGCCAAGTATGATCCGACGGCTTCGGCCGGCTCCAACAGAGCCGTGGCCACTGCGGATTACGTAAAGGAAATGGGCGATAAAGTCGCCGGCGTGAAGAAGAACGATCCTTCGCTGACGGACATCCCGGCGGATCTCGTAACGGCATCCGGCTCAGGATTTGACCCGGATCTCTCGCCGGAAGCGGCCAAGGCGCAGGTGCCGCGAATCAGCAAGGAAACCGGCATGAGCGCGGACGACCTCAATAAGCTGATCGACAATCTTGCCAAAGGCCGTCAACTGGGCATCTTCGGAGAACCCCGCGTCAATGTCAATGACTTGAATACCGAATTGCTGAAACAAATCAAGCTCTAACGGCTGCAGCCGCTCCCGTCGCAACCTGGGAGTGGCTTTGTCTGTCTACTCGCTTACGTTTACGAATCAGAGGGGGATTGCGGCAATGGAGAGCTTTAAACGCAAGACGCCGGAGGAAATATTGCAGTCGATCTCCAAGCTGCACCTGGGGACGCTGAAGATTTATATCGGTCCTGTCAGCGGCTCCGGCAAAACCTATCATATGCTTCGGGAGGGGCAGACACTTCGCCAGCAGGGCGTCGACGTCGTCATTTGCGCGGTATCGACGCTGCAGCGGCCGGAGACGGTGGAGCAGCTCGGCGAGCTGGAGCGGGTGCCGAGTATCCATTGGTACCGGGACGGCGCGGAAAGCAAGGACTTGAACGTGGACGCGCTGCTTGCCCGCAACCCGGAGGTCGTGCTCGTGGACGGCTTGGCGCATCGGAACCGGCCGGAAGCCCGTTTCCCGACGCGGCTGGAAGACATCAAATGGCTGCTTGGACATGGCATCAGCGTCATTACGACGGTGAACGTCTATGAGCTCGAGGGATATACGGAGCTGGCGCATAAGCTGACCGGCATCGAGGTGAAGTATACGGTCCCCGCGGATACGCTGGAGCTGGCGAGCGAGGTGCGGCTCATTGATGTTACGCCGGAAACGGTGCTGAACCGGCTTGCGGAAGGGCATTTGCAGGGCAGCAAGGAAACTTCGCTGTTCAAGCGGGGGAACCTCGGCGTCCTGCGCGAGCTCGCGCTTCGCCTCATGGCGGAGGATGTCAGCGAATCGCTGCGGGCATACCGGGAGGAGCGCGGACTCGCAGGTCCGGCAGGGACGGGCGAGCGGATTCTCGTCTCGGCGCAGTATCATTGGAACGGATCGATCTACGTTCGGCGCGGCCAGCAAATCGCGAAGCGGCTGAACGGCGAGCTGATGGTCGTCACGTTCCGAGACGGGAAACGCTCCTTGTCGAAGGAGGCGGCTGCGTTTCGCAGGAGCATGATCAAGCTGGTGGAGAAGGTCGGCGGCGAATTCGAGGAGCTGCCTTATCGGAATCGCAGACTTATTCCGAGGACGATCGTGGACTATGCGGCGCGCCATGGCGTGACCCGCATCGTGATGGGGCACACGAAGCATACCCGCTGGCAGGAGATTTGGCAGGGTTCGATCGTGGATCAGCTGTTGAAGCGCGCAAGGAACTTGGATGTCTTCCTTGTTGCGGACCGCACGGAGCGCGAAGGGGAGCGCTTGCTGCCGGCGAAGTTCGCTTCTCCTGCGGATCAGCAGCAGCGGTACCGCCGGCTGAGCGAGCAGGAAGTGACGGAGCGGATCGGCGAAATCAAGCGAGGCACCTTTAAAGTCTATATCGGGGCTGCGCCGGGCGTCGGCAAAACCTATACGATGCTGCGAGAAGGCAATGACTATCTGCGCAAAGGGATCGACGTGCGGATCGGCTTGCTGGAAACCCACGGACGCGAGGAAACGGTGGCCCAGATCGCGAATCTGCCGATCGTTCCGAAGCGGATGACACACTATCA encodes:
- the kdpA gene encoding potassium-transporting ATPase subunit KdpA: MGFVQVAITLVIIMLLVKPAGIYLCNVFSQEKTRLDRVFGPFERMLYRIMGVREGESMGWRAYLGAVLLSNFVMLILIYLVLRLQSFLPMNPDGIGNMPAGQAFNTAISFMTNTNWQSYSGENGLSYLSQLLAITFPMFTSAATGFAIAIAFIRGLIGRKDDLGNFYVDMTRSITRVFLPLSFIAAIFLVFQGIPQTLLGAVHASTLAGGEQTITRGLVASLESIKHLGTNGGGWFGTNAAHPFENPTPLTNLVHTVSMMLLPTALVYAFGLMIRNKKQGWALFAAMGFIFLVMLTTVFFSEYKGVAAIDAMGVHGNMEGKEVRLGVSESALFTAVTTAATTGSVNNMHESLTPMGGFTALAQMMLNNVFGGKGVGLLNGLLYLILSIFICGLMVGRTPEFLGKKIEGREVKLASIALLIHPFMILAPTAIAFLSPSAQSSIANPGMHGLTEVLYAFASGAANNGSAFGGLTANTDFYNIGIGVAMLFGRYISIIAMLAIAGSLAVKRVVPVTTGTLRTNTPLFTGILIMIILVIGALTFFPSLALGPIAEHLAMPR
- the kdpB gene encoding potassium-transporting ATPase subunit KdpB codes for the protein MAAARRKTLTTEIVLQASADAFKKLNPAVMIKNPVMFIVEVGTFITLLLSIKPDLFVASSAGRGYNIAVFFILLFTVLFANFAEALAEGRGKAQADTLRKTKSDTMAKLLQKDGKLKQVSSTELRKGDIVRVDAGEIIPTDGEIIEGLASIDESAITGESAPVIKEAGGDFSSVTGGTRVASDYIVVKVMTDPGESFLDRMISLVEGAKRQKTPNEIALTTLLAVLTMIFMLVILTMVPMAGYLNIKLDIATLIALLVCLIPTTIGGLLSAIGIAGMDRVTQYNVLAMSGKAVEAAGDINTLILDKTGTVTYGNRMASEFLPVLGIAPQEMTAAALLASVKDETPEGRSIVELAVKRGESQVERDYADAEIIDFTAETRMSGLNLASGAQIRKGAVDAMKRHVTAKGGSVPHDLDDIANKIAKAGGTPLALAIDNRIYGVIYLKDTVKPGLKERFAELRAMGIKTIMCTGDNPLTAATIALEAGVDDFIAEAKPEDKIAAIRKEQQEGKLVAMTGDGTNDAPALAQADVGLAMNSGTMAAKEAANMIDLDSDPTKLLSVVSIGKQLLITRGALTTFSISNDIAKYFAIIPAMFVLAMPQLQSLNIMHLYSPKSAILSALIFNAVIIPLLIPVAMKGVKYRAMSADRLLSRNVLLYGIGGVIVPFIGIKLIDLVLYGLHLA
- the kdpC gene encoding potassium-transporting ATPase subunit KdpC — protein: MKMLMTAIRVSLFFMLLCGLIYPLVTTGAAQLLFPMQANGSLMEEGGVVKGSELLAQSVETPKLFHPRDSGAKYDPTASAGSNRAVATADYVKEMGDKVAGVKKNDPSLTDIPADLVTASGSGFDPDLSPEAAKAQVPRISKETGMSADDLNKLIDNLAKGRQLGIFGEPRVNVNDLNTELLKQIKL
- a CDS encoding histidine kinase is translated as MESFKRKTPEEILQSISKLHLGTLKIYIGPVSGSGKTYHMLREGQTLRQQGVDVVICAVSTLQRPETVEQLGELERVPSIHWYRDGAESKDLNVDALLARNPEVVLVDGLAHRNRPEARFPTRLEDIKWLLGHGISVITTVNVYELEGYTELAHKLTGIEVKYTVPADTLELASEVRLIDVTPETVLNRLAEGHLQGSKETSLFKRGNLGVLRELALRLMAEDVSESLRAYREERGLAGPAGTGERILVSAQYHWNGSIYVRRGQQIAKRLNGELMVVTFRDGKRSLSKEAAAFRRSMIKLVEKVGGEFEELPYRNRRLIPRTIVDYAARHGVTRIVMGHTKHTRWQEIWQGSIVDQLLKRARNLDVFLVADRTEREGERLLPAKFASPADQQQRYRRLSEQEVTERIGEIKRGTFKVYIGAAPGVGKTYTMLREGNDYLRKGIDVRIGLLETHGREETVAQIANLPIVPKRMTHYQGVTLEEMDVTAIIGSSPEVVLVDELAHTNVPGSRNKKRYEDVLEILDAGISVITTVNVQHLESLNDAVAQITGIRVRETVPDRMLQMADEVQLIDVAPEALRKRMREGKIYAMGKVDQALSHFFKTGNLIALRELALREIADDVDERLESLERTSSLRGPWRRKEVIFVCVNNTPHAERLIRRGFRTAHRLKAAWHVQHIDIAGEGSGEERKRRLEELEHLTVSLGGTFTVHRCESRHGIANLLSEKANEAEATQLIMGQTKNSWWNVQRRSTVVKRLIRLSRHRDILIVADYDTMKE